GCAATACCGTTAATCGCACTGAGTTCACCGACGCCAAAGGTGGTCAACAGGGCTGCGGCGGGTTTGCACCGCGCATATCCATCGGCGGCATATGCCGCATTCAATTCGTTGGCACAGCCAACCCAGGTGATATGATCATGGTTAAGAACGTGGTCGAGAAATTGCAGATTGTAATCACCTGGTACGCCAAAAAGATGTTTGATCCCTGTTTGTGCAAGACGATCCAGTAAATAGTCGCCTATCGTATAGCCGCTGAGCATAGTTTTCTCCAATGTGTAATGATCTCACATGTAAGTATTAGCGGTATGTTAAAAATCTCTAATGTTTAGTATGCATAAGAGCGGCGGTTAAACGCGTATTTGCTGATAAGTAACCTGGAAAGTTGCGTGTATGATGATTTTTTTTAATGAGTAGGGATGGCTTTGTCTGAGGTGCTTCGTGTCAGTATTGACATTATGGCGGCGTTACATTGAATAACGGCGCTCAGCGAGCGCCATACAGGCGTGCTAATGAGCCTTAGTCAAGCAGCAGCGGCCGGTAATGATGCACCTGCCGCATCGCCACCAGTTCCTTGCGCCTGACCGGATTGGTGGGGGCCGGACTGCCCGCTAATGAAGCGGTATCGATGGTTAAGGTCGTGATGCCCGGCGTCTGCCACAGTACCTGCTCATGCCGGGGGAAGGTGAAGGTTTCCGGCCCGAATATTCCGCTGTATCCGCCGCGCTGACGGTGCGGCTCCACGCGGTTGGCAAAGGCCAGATACAGGTTGTTTTCACCGGCGCGGGTGCGTAGCAAATGCCAGTGCAGGGGATCGGCCCCCACCGGGATCGGGTAGTTCTGGGGAACCTGGCTGCCGGCATGGCCGCTGACGAAACCGTCGCTAAGCGCGGCGGAGCACACCACGATGTCGCAGCCCATTAGCGTGAGAATCCGGGCGGACTCGGGAAACAACGCGTCATTTCCTAACAACAGGCCAATGCGTCCTAGCGCCGTATCGAAGACTCGCCACCGTTCGCCCGCCGTCGCCCATGACTGATAGGCCAGAGGCAGGTGCATCTGGCGGTAGTGGCCGATCAGACCTTCCGGCCCCAGCAGCACCTGGGTGTTGTAGTATTTCTCCTGCTGTTTTTCCGCCATGCCGACGACCAGATAAACCCGCAGCGTCATGGCTAGCTGAATCAATGCCTGTAGCGCGGGGGAGTCCAGCGTCTGGGCGTTCGTTTGCGGGGCGGTATAGCCGGTCAGCGCCATTTCAGGAAACGCCACCAGTTCGCTATGTTGCTGGTCGACCGCCTCCTGCGTCAGCGCCACGATGCGCGCGAGATTATCCTCAACGTTGTCGGCGGGGAAGAACTGACAGACGCTAATCCGGCTCTGTTTGCCCGCGGGCAGGGGATGATGGCCGTACAGGCCGAAGAAATCCGCGGGGTTCCACAGAAAACTGTCGCTAAGCAGCGCGTGGTAATCCTGCGGCCGCCGCTGTGCGAACACCGGTTCGCCCAATACCTGGCGCTGGCGGCTGCGTTGGATATCAACCTCGCCGTAGGCGATGCCGTCTCCATTATCCACCACGTCAACCAGGGTGCCGTCCGGCGCAATAATCCCGCTGCCGCCGCTGAACTGCACGCCGCGCTCCAGCCCCCAACGGTTGCTTTCCAGCAGATAACAGCTGTTTTCCATAGCGCGGCTGATCCAGTAGGGCGCGGGCGCGCGTTCCGCCAGCCAGTTGCTGACGTGACAGATAATATCCGCCCCGGCCAGCGCCAGCAGTCTGGCGGTTTCAGGGAAATGGATGTCCATGCAGATCAGCATGCCGATCTTGCCGATCGGCGTATCGAAAACCTGATGCCCGACGTCGCCCGCCGCCGCCCACTTAGGTTCGGAGATGTAAGGGTGGCTTTTGCGGTGACGGCCGATGACCCCCTGCGGGCCGATCAGCAGCGCGCTGTTATAATACAGCTGGGTATTCGCGTCCACTTCCGGCATGCCCAACACGATATAACACTGATAACGCTGCGCCAGTTCGGTAAAGCGTGCCGACGTTTCGCCGGGCACGGTCTCCACCTGATCGGCGATCTCCTGGCGGTCGTACCAGCAGTAGCCGGTTGTCGCCATCTCCGGCGTGGTGATCAGTTTGGCCCCCTGACGGGCAGCCTGTTCCACCAGATCCAGCAGACGGGCGATATTGGCTTCCTTGGCGAACATCGCCGGTTCGAACTGGACGGCGGCCGCGAGAAAAGGAGCTGTTGACATAATAATCCTCACTAACAGTTAATGTTGCCGCGACGACCGGCTTGTAAATCGCGTCGCGGCATGAAAATAGCTTTGTAACCAGCCCTGGGCGCTTAATCTTCCTGACCTCCCCCCTTCCGGCCGTCGTCAGGGGCGACGTCAAAAACTCATTCCGGAAGTTTTTTGACCGGCGCGGTTAGGGAAAACACATCATTAGCCTGAATCAGTACGCTGGACATCTCCTCTACCGTGATGCGTTTATCCATCGCCTGATGGCGCAGAATTTCGTAGGCGCGTTCCTCGCTGATGCCGTGCATACGCATCAATATCGCTTTGGCTTCGCTAACCTGACGGATCCCCAGCATCTTCTTTTCCAGCCGTTCAATGCGTTCCATCATTTGCCGGCGCTGCTGCCGATGGTGCAGCGCCAGTACCATTGAAGAGAGCAGGCCGGAAGCGCGGATCGGGGTGGTGATGGTGGCGCCGGCGCCCATGTTCAGCGCCTGATCGATGAACGTGGGGTTTTCATAAGCAATGACCGAAATCAGGGCGTGGCGAGCGTGATCCAGCCAGGGAACATCCGGTTCCGGCTGGTCTGACTGCGGAGCGAAGAAAATAAGATCGGTATCGGCGGGAAGCTGTTCCGGGATCGGCCAGAACGCCTTGACTTTAAATCCCATGCGTCGCAGATGACGAGTCAATGTTTCGCCATCTTCATCATTGGGATGCAGGACCACACAACGGATCCCCCGGCTGAGGAGCAGAGCGGTGGTGCTGTTGCGGGAGTCGTTACGGCGCATTGGGATACTCCACTTTTGTCAGTTTGGTGACCCAGTCTCCCTGAACCTGGTTGGTCATATAGGGATCGGGCGCCACGATGTGACGCGATTCCCGTACGATGGTGAATTGCCCGGCGTCGTTGGCCTTGCCGATGCGCGGATAAACCCCGGTATGCTGGTTCAGCGGATCGATCCTGATTCGGCCCTGCGGCGCATCGAATTCGCTGCCTCGCAGCGTGGCGGATAAACACGGAATGGCATCGCTGCCGCATTCCCGCACGGCGTTGGCGAACAGATGTACCTGACTGTAGGTCGCCTCCCAGTTCATATCGGTGGTCAGGCCCGGACCGAACATCTGATGAAATTTATCCAGCGCGGCAAGGTTGGCGCGGGTTTGCAGGCTCTGGAAATAGGGCGAGGAGGTGAAGTGTCCCGCCGCCAGTTCGGCGCCCATCATGGCGATTTCGGTTTCGGAAGTATTCAGACTGCCGATAGGCATCCGTTCGGGATCGAGCCCCACCTCATGATAGGCGCGGTAAAGGTAGGGGACGGTCTGACCGATGACGGTGCTGAAAATGAAGTCCGGCTGTTTTTTGCGGATCTCTTCCAGTACCGGCAGAAAAGCCTCATACGGCGCATTGAGATCGAGATAGCGTTCGCCGATCACCGCGCCGTCGTCCCGCTGCAACAGCAGTTCCTGCATATTGCGGTTACATTCGTAAGGGAAAACGTAACGGGAGCCGATCATATAGACCCGGGCGCCGAAATGGCTGGTCAGGTAATCCTCCAGTTGCACGCAGTTCTGGTTGGGCGCGGCGCCGCCGTAAAAGATGTTTTCGGAGAATTCGAACCCTTCGTATAGCTGGGAGTAAAACAGCAGCCGCTGGTATTTCTCCACGATGGGGGACATGGCTTTGCGGCTGCTGGAGGTGTAACCGCCGAAGATCACATTGACGTGATGGTTGACGATCAACTGCTCCGCCAACGCCCGGAAACGCGCATTGTCGGAGTGCGGATCAAGATGAATGGCCTGTAGCGGGCGGCCGTTGATGCCGCCGTCCTGATTGATCTCTTCGATGGCCAGGGTGGCCCCGCGCAGCTGCGATTGCTCCTGCGCGGCGGTCACGCCGCTGGACGAGTAGAGTAAACCGATATTGATTGGTGTGGCCGGCCCCATATGGACTCGCTTAATATTAGTGTCGAAACTTACCCCGGCGCGCATTCGCCGCCATACCGGGAATCATTAATGCGCCAGCAGCGTTTTGTTGAGCATCGCGCCGACGGTGTATTTCGGGTCTACCATATTTCCCAGTCTGACTTTTCCGCACTGGCTCAGCAGCATGTAAGCGTCCCACTGTTCGAAACCGAAATCCTCCACCAGCCAGTAGATGAGATCCCGATAGGCGATGCGGGTGGCGTCTTCCAGCGGCCGGGCGCTGCCGATGCTCATGATGGCGGTATCGTTTTCCATGCGCGGCCAACTGATGGACCAATTCTTGATCAGATCCACTTTGATGGTGGTAACGGAAGGATATTCCACCGCCGTTCCGCAAATTTCGCCGTCGCCTTGACAGGCGTGGGCATCGCCGATAAACAGCCGTCCGCCCGGCGAGCGCACCGGCAGATAGGTGATGCTGCCGGGGCCGATATCGGGAACGTCCATATTGCCGCCGTGGTTATCCGGCGTCAGCGAGTTGATGGAGTCGATTTCCGGCGATACGCTCAGGGTGCCGATATGGGGTTTGTAAGGCAGCGTGTGGCGTTCGCTCCAGTAGACTTTTTCACTGTCCAGCTTGATCAGCCGCACTTTTTCCGGCAGCGGATCGTTGAGCAGCGCCGTCAGGTCGGTGCCTGTCAGGCCGCCGAAATGCGGGATCATGGCGCAAATGCCGTGCGGATCTTCGCCCCTGGGCAGCATGGATTCGATGTACACGGCCAGTACGTCGCCTTTCTCCGCGCCATTGACCATGATGGGACCGTTCTGCGGATTGAGAAACGGCATTTTCAGCAACTGGCTGGGAATGTCCTGTTCGGACTTAATCGCGCCTTCAAACGCATCGCGGGTATCGACAATCACCCGATCGCCGGGCTCAATGGTTAATACCGGGGTGGAGTAGGGGCCGATGGTGTAGTGAAACGCCTGCTGCATCTCTTCGGTCAGATGATGCGTGACCGGCTGACGCTGCGCGCCCACCCCGCGTTGGGTCATGATGGAATCTTCCAGCCATTTCTTCATTGTGTATTCCTCCGCGAAAAAATCATTCCGCGCCGTTTTTGCGGCGAGGGCTAAAGTCACAGCGCCAGATGGCGGCGCATCAGCAGATCGTCGGACAGTTGCTGCTGGTTCAGGGTGTCGACTACCCGGCCTTTATCCATCACGCAGCAACGCTGGGCGGCCCGCTGGATCATGGCGATATCCTGCTCGACCAGGATTACGGCGACCCGCAGCTCACGGGCGATACGCACCAGCGTGTCGGCGATAATGGTGACGATGGAGGGCTGTACGCCTTCCGACGGTTCATCCAGCAGCAAAACTTTCGGCGAGCCGACCAGTGCTCTGGCGATCGCCAACTGCTGCTGCTCGCCGCCGCTCATGGTGCCCGCCTTTTGCTTCAAGCGCTGGCGCAGGATGGGGAAATAGTCCAGCACCCGTTCCAGCAGGTCGTTGGCGAATTCCCGGTGCTCGCGTACGAACTGCATCCCCACTTGCAAATTCTCGGCCACGGTCAGCCCGGAGAACACTTCGCGCCCCTGCGGCACATAGCCGATGCCTAACCGGGCGCGGCGCTGCGGCGTGGCATGGGTGATGTCCGTCTCGCCCAGCAGAATTTGCCCCTGGTTGACGGCAACCGCTCCTATTAACGAACGCATCAGCGTGGTTTTCCCTACGCCGTTGCGGCCGATCACCCCCAGCACTTCCGCGCTATGCAGACGGAGCGTGGCGCCATTCAGCACCAGCCCGCCGCCATAGCCGCCGGTGATGTCATTCACCTGCATTAATACGTCGTCGTTCATCAGGCTTTCCCCAAATAGATATCCGCCACGTCGTCCTGGGCCAGCACCGCCTCGGCTTCACCGTCGGCAAACACCCTCCCCCCATGCAACACCGTCACCCGGGTTGCAATCTGCCGGATGAAGGTCATGTCGTGTTCCACCACCATCAAGGTCAGGCCGTCCTGGCGCATCTGCTTGATCAGTTCGCCGGTCAGATAGGTTTCTTCCACCGACAGCCCGGCGACCGGCTCATCCAGCATCAGCAGCACGGGTTGCAGCGAAACCGCCATCGCGATTTCAAGCCACTGTTTTTTCCCATGCGACAGGTTGCCGGCCAGTCGGCGAGATTCCCCGGTCAGGTTGAAGCGGTGCAGCAGTTCATCAATACTTGCCGGCTGGTGGCGGACTTCCGGCCGCAGATGGCGCAGAGAGAGTTGCAGGTGCTGTTCGACGCTGAGATCGGGGAAGATGCCCGGGATCTGAAACTTGATGCTCATCCCCATGCGAATGCGCTGAAACGGCGACAGTGAATTAAGCCGCTGGCCGAAAAAGCGGATCTCGCCGCTGGTTGGCGTGTGCTCGCCGGTCAGCAACTTGAAGAAGGTGCTTTTCCCCGCGCCGTTGGGGCCGATGACGCAGCGGATTTCCCCCTGACGGATCTGCATGTCGACCTGATTGATGACCTGTACGCCGCCGAAGCGTTTGTCCAGCCCCTGTGTTTCCAGAATGATGTCCGGGGTCATCGGGCGTCCTCCGCGTTGCGTTCGGACGGCATCATGCGGCGTATCCTATCGCCCAGCCACGGCAGAATACCGTTGGGCGCGGCCAGCACGACGAACAGCAGGATCGCCCCCAGCAGGATCATGGCGTATTCGCTGCCGTACACCGCCAGCCACTGGGAGAGCCAGACCAGCAGGGCGGTAATGACGATGGTGCCGAAGATGTTTTTACGTCCGGCGGTCGCGACCCAGATAACCGGCATCGCCGCGGCCGTCAGCCCCATGGAAGAGGGCGTGATATAGGATCCCCACAGGGTGTAGAGCACGCCGGACAGCCCCGACAGCACGCCGCCAAGCACGAAAACCAGCAACTGATAGCGGCGGATATCAATGCCCAGCATTTCCGCCCGCCGCGGGTTTTCGCGGATAGAGGCCAGCGTCAGGCCGAAACCGGAGCGTAATAAACGCCGTACGCCCCAGTAGACCAGCGCCAGCAGTACGATAATCAGGTAATAGAACGCGTTGCCTTCCAGCGCCAGCAGTTCGCCGTCCGGGCCGGGCAGCGAGAGCGGCGGCATGCCGGACATGCCGTTAAAGCCGTTCAGCCGGGCGCTGCCGATAGTCCACTGCGGTCCGGCGGTCTGCGACATAAAGGTTTCCAGCACCAGCGTAAAAGAGAGGGTGACGATACCGATGAAAATACCGGTCACGCCGCCGTAAAACATCAGGTAACCGAGCGCCGCCGCGACGGCCGCCGCCAGCAACAGCGCCAGCAGCAATCCCGACCAGGTGGACAGCACGCCATCGCCGAAATTCAGCGTCAGCACGCCGTAGGCGTAGCCGGCCAGGCCGAAAAAGGCGGTCTGGCCGAAGGAGAGGATCCCGCCGTGGCCCCACATGGCGGCCAGTCCGATGGCGCAGAACGTCCACAGCAGGAAGTAGGCGAAATCGCCGATCGTGCCGCTGTCGACGCCGAGCGGCAATAACAGCGCGGCCAGCAGGATAAGGCCCGCGGCCCATGGCGCGAGCTGACGTTTTCCCGCCGGGCGGATGGATAAGTTGATGGATGATGAGGTCACTGTCGGCTCCTAGCGATGACGGGTAAACAGGCTGCCTACCCCGTTCGGCAGCAGGCGGATGACCAGCATGGCGGTAAGCAGCAGACCGATCTGGCCGGCCAGTTGTCCGTACCAGGCGTTCAGGCCGGTCTGGATCGCCCCCAGCGTCATGGCGGCGGGAATGGTGCCGACCAGAACGTTGGCGCCACCGACCACCACGGAGACAAAAGCCTGCACGATAAAGCTGCTGCCCATGGTGGGCACGGCGGTGAGCGTCGGCGCGTAGATGGCGCCGGCCAGACCGGCCAGTCCGGCGCCCAGCGCGAATGTCTGGGTATAGAGACGGTCGGTTTCCAGTCCCAGGCAGGCCGCCATGCGGGCGTTCTGGATGGTGGCCCGAGCGCAGACGCCGTAATTGGTATGAAAGAACAGCCAGTACAACAGCAGCAGGATGGCGATGGCGAAAAGCGGCAACAGCGCCCGGTAGGTGGCGAAGGAGTATCCGCCCAGCGTAAAGGAGCCGAAAGGCGTGGACAGCCCCTCCAGCGACGGGCCGGCCAGCAATAGCATGCTTTGCTGCACGATCAGGCTGATCGCCCAGGTCGCCACCACCGAGTCATACAGCCGATGGTATAGATGACGCACCACCAGCCGTTCAATCACCCCGCCGGCGAACGCGGCGGCCAGTGAACCGGCCAGCATCGCCAGCGGCAGCGGCAGACCGGACTTGTTCAGTGAGATCGTGACGTAGGCGCCGCACATGATGAACTCGCCATGCGCCAAATTGATGACCCCCATCATGCCGAAGATCACCGCCAGCCCCAGCGCCGCGAGCACCAGATAGGCAAAGTTGTCGCCGAACTGATAAATCACCGAGTAAATAAAGGAGAGCATCTGCTGTTAATCCCTGGTGCCCTGCGCGACACCGTCAGAAAGAAATCACTCCAGGAAAACGCCGTTTGGCTGGCGCTTTCCTGACCGTAAACCGCCGGGTTATGGTTTGGGCGGATTAGACGGCGTGTACTGGCTGGTATCCGGTTTCACCGGCAGATTGCAGCCCGCCTCGCCCAGCCAGTAAGGTTTGATGTCAGGCCAGACTTTGGGGATCTCGACGGAGTGATCTTCTTTGACGTGGGCCAGATAGATGGTATGGCTCAGGTGATGGCTTTTAGGATCGATACAGACCTTGCCGGACGGGCCGTCGGTACAGATATCCCCGCTTTCCAGCGCGTTGCGCACCGCAACCTGATCGGTGCTGGCGGCGCGCTCAACCGCGAGTTTATACAGGTAGACGGCGTCATAAGCGTTGGCCGCTTCCTGATTGATGTAAGGCTCATTGGGGAACTTGGCGCGGAAGCGCTGCTTAAAGTCATTGCTGGCCGGCGTATCCACCTCTTCCATGTAATTCGCGGTAATGTACATGTCTTTCAGCGCGGGCGCCTTGAAGCGTTTATGCTCGTAGGCCTGGGCCACATTGACGGAGCTGGCCATCGGCAGATTGAGTTTTGCCGCCGCCTGCTGCTCGTAATAGGAAGACTGGTTGGTGCCCACCAGCAGCGTCATGACAAAGTCAGGTTTGGCCTGCTGGATATTCTGAATGGTTTGCCCGAACTGAGAGACGCTGAGCGGGATAAACTCTTCGCCGACCATGGTGCCGCCGTTTTCTTCGACGATCTGGCGCACCCATTCCGCCGAAATCTGACCGAAGTTATAGTCGGCGGCAATGGTGTAAACCTTTTTGCCGTATTTTTCCATCATCCAGGGGATGAGGGTGGAGAACTGCTGTTCGGGCACCGCGCCGGTAACGAAGACATTGGTATCGCATACGCCGCCTTCATACTGGTTGTTGTACCAGTAGAGCTGTTTTTCCCGATCCATGATCGGCCGGATGGCTTCGCGCGACGCGCTGGAAAAGGCGCCGAAAATAACATCGACCTTATCGTTTCTGATTAAACGGCGGGCCATCTGCTGAAAGCGGGTATTATCGGACTGCGTATCATATTTTATCAATTCAACCGGACGGCCAAGGATACCGCCTTTGGCATTGATTTCTTCAATCGCTAATTCGGTTGCGTGGATCTTGGGAATAACGGGCAGCGCAAAATTACCGGAAGCGTCTTCCAGTAAGCCAATCTTTATCGGTTCATCTGCGGCGGACGCCATACCTGAAAAGGTCACGGCAAATGCGGAGGCGATAGCAAGTGTCAGCGCGGCGTAATTACCTTTTGTTCTGGACATAAATACCCCTGGCGTTGGTCTGGAAAGAAGCAAAAAAAAAGAGCCCTGCATAGTCCGAAGACTTTGCGTGGGCTCTATTGCCTTCACCACAAACCGACATCATTGGCGGCCTTGCGGAGAGTGGATGTCACTATAAAAAGCAAATCAAAGTGTTGTCAATGGTTAATTTTTCAATATAAATCATATAGTAAAAACATATGACATCGCACTGTTATTGCGCACGCCTGCACAAATTTCGTGCGATTTGCCGGCCGCTGCCGACAGATTGCTAACGTCTGGTTATTTATAAAATATCCCTATTATTTTATTTTCGCGGGCGTCGTTAATCGCAATAAGAGATGATTATTGTTAATAGAATGCACTGGATAAGACACAAGAAAAATTTTCCGCCCACGGCTGGATAACGAGGATTCCGCCCGGTATTGGGGGCCATTATTATATTTTTATCCTCACTAACCTTGCGTGGAAATTACCGGCGAACGTTTCGGTCAATCATGCCGCTGCTGTGTGGACCCATTGTTAAGAACTGTAAATCCATGAAAATAGGTATTTATCTGATAGTGGCCGTTAGGAAATCCCCGTATATCTTCGCCTATCCGCCATAGCGGCAAGGGAGGAGTCACCCTATGTTTAAACCACTGTTAATAAGTACGCTGTTAGTCGGGATGTTCGCCATGACGCCAGCGACAGAGGCCAGCAGCGTCAGTATCGACTTAATGCCCGGCGTCACGCTGAATATCGGTGACCGTGACCGTCGCGGTTATTACTGGGACGGCTATGACTGGCGCAGCGAACGCTGGTGGCGTGAACACCGGGGTTATCACCGTGGTGAGCGTAACCGGCATGGCTACTATTGGGACGGCTGGCGCTGGCGAGACGTTGGCTGGTGGCGCGAAAATAACCGCGGGCCTCGTCATTTCGATCGCGGTC
This window of the Brenneria goodwinii genome carries:
- a CDS encoding ANTAR domain-containing response regulator, whose amino-acid sequence is MRRNDSRNSTTALLLSRGIRCVVLHPNDEDGETLTRHLRRMGFKVKAFWPIPEQLPADTDLIFFAPQSDQPEPDVPWLDHARHALISVIAYENPTFIDQALNMGAGATITTPIRASGLLSSMVLALHHRQQRRQMMERIERLEKKMLGIRQVSEAKAILMRMHGISEERAYEILRHQAMDKRITVEEMSSVLIQANDVFSLTAPVKKLPE
- a CDS encoding urea ABC transporter substrate-binding protein; this encodes MASAADEPIKIGLLEDASGNFALPVIPKIHATELAIEEINAKGGILGRPVELIKYDTQSDNTRFQQMARRLIRNDKVDVIFGAFSSASREAIRPIMDREKQLYWYNNQYEGGVCDTNVFVTGAVPEQQFSTLIPWMMEKYGKKVYTIAADYNFGQISAEWVRQIVEENGGTMVGEEFIPLSVSQFGQTIQNIQQAKPDFVMTLLVGTNQSSYYEQQAAAKLNLPMASSVNVAQAYEHKRFKAPALKDMYITANYMEEVDTPASNDFKQRFRAKFPNEPYINQEAANAYDAVYLYKLAVERAASTDQVAVRNALESGDICTDGPSGKVCIDPKSHHLSHTIYLAHVKEDHSVEIPKVWPDIKPYWLGEAGCNLPVKPDTSQYTPSNPPKP
- a CDS encoding DUF2502 domain-containing protein — protein: MFKPLLISTLLVGMFAMTPATEASSVSIDLMPGVTLNIGDRDRRGYYWDGYDWRSERWWREHRGYHRGERNRHGYYWDGWRWRDVGWWRENNRGPRHFDRGPRDFDKHHAHRDSRRGPGPGWGDRRGPDRH
- a CDS encoding ABC transporter ATP-binding protein, with amino-acid sequence MNDDVLMQVNDITGGYGGGLVLNGATLRLHSAEVLGVIGRNGVGKTTLMRSLIGAVAVNQGQILLGETDITHATPQRRARLGIGYVPQGREVFSGLTVAENLQVGMQFVREHREFANDLLERVLDYFPILRQRLKQKAGTMSGGEQQQLAIARALVGSPKVLLLDEPSEGVQPSIVTIIADTLVRIARELRVAVILVEQDIAMIQRAAQRCCVMDKGRVVDTLNQQQLSDDLLMRRHLAL
- a CDS encoding ABC transporter ATP-binding protein, with amino-acid sequence MTPDIILETQGLDKRFGGVQVINQVDMQIRQGEIRCVIGPNGAGKSTFFKLLTGEHTPTSGEIRFFGQRLNSLSPFQRIRMGMSIKFQIPGIFPDLSVEQHLQLSLRHLRPEVRHQPASIDELLHRFNLTGESRRLAGNLSHGKKQWLEIAMAVSLQPVLLMLDEPVAGLSVEETYLTGELIKQMRQDGLTLMVVEHDMTFIRQIATRVTVLHGGRVFADGEAEAVLAQDDVADIYLGKA
- a CDS encoding nitrilase-related carbon-nitrogen hydrolase, coding for MSTAPFLAAAVQFEPAMFAKEANIARLLDLVEQAARQGAKLITTPEMATTGYCWYDRQEIADQVETVPGETSARFTELAQRYQCYIVLGMPEVDANTQLYYNSALLIGPQGVIGRHRKSHPYISEPKWAAAGDVGHQVFDTPIGKIGMLICMDIHFPETARLLALAGADIICHVSNWLAERAPAPYWISRAMENSCYLLESNRWGLERGVQFSGGSGIIAPDGTLVDVVDNGDGIAYGEVDIQRSRQRQVLGEPVFAQRRPQDYHALLSDSFLWNPADFFGLYGHHPLPAGKQSRISVCQFFPADNVEDNLARIVALTQEAVDQQHSELVAFPEMALTGYTAPQTNAQTLDSPALQALIQLAMTLRVYLVVGMAEKQQEKYYNTQVLLGPEGLIGHYRQMHLPLAYQSWATAGERWRVFDTALGRIGLLLGNDALFPESARILTLMGCDIVVCSAALSDGFVSGHAGSQVPQNYPIPVGADPLHWHLLRTRAGENNLYLAFANRVEPHRQRGGYSGIFGPETFTFPRHEQVLWQTPGITTLTIDTASLAGSPAPTNPVRRKELVAMRQVHHYRPLLLD
- a CDS encoding ABC transporter permease subunit, with translation MLSFIYSVIYQFGDNFAYLVLAALGLAVIFGMMGVINLAHGEFIMCGAYVTISLNKSGLPLPLAMLAGSLAAAFAGGVIERLVVRHLYHRLYDSVVATWAISLIVQQSMLLLAGPSLEGLSTPFGSFTLGGYSFATYRALLPLFAIAILLLLYWLFFHTNYGVCARATIQNARMAACLGLETDRLYTQTFALGAGLAGLAGAIYAPTLTAVPTMGSSFIVQAFVSVVVGGANVLVGTIPAAMTLGAIQTGLNAWYGQLAGQIGLLLTAMLVIRLLPNGVGSLFTRHR
- a CDS encoding transporter substrate-binding domain-containing protein, encoding MGPATPINIGLLYSSSGVTAAQEQSQLRGATLAIEEINQDGGINGRPLQAIHLDPHSDNARFRALAEQLIVNHHVNVIFGGYTSSSRKAMSPIVEKYQRLLFYSQLYEGFEFSENIFYGGAAPNQNCVQLEDYLTSHFGARVYMIGSRYVFPYECNRNMQELLLQRDDGAVIGERYLDLNAPYEAFLPVLEEIRKKQPDFIFSTVIGQTVPYLYRAYHEVGLDPERMPIGSLNTSETEIAMMGAELAAGHFTSSPYFQSLQTRANLAALDKFHQMFGPGLTTDMNWEATYSQVHLFANAVRECGSDAIPCLSATLRGSEFDAPQGRIRIDPLNQHTGVYPRIGKANDAGQFTIVRESRHIVAPDPYMTNQVQGDWVTKLTKVEYPNAP
- a CDS encoding branched-chain amino acid ABC transporter permease — protein: MTSSSINLSIRPAGKRQLAPWAAGLILLAALLLPLGVDSGTIGDFAYFLLWTFCAIGLAAMWGHGGILSFGQTAFFGLAGYAYGVLTLNFGDGVLSTWSGLLLALLLAAAVAAALGYLMFYGGVTGIFIGIVTLSFTLVLETFMSQTAGPQWTIGSARLNGFNGMSGMPPLSLPGPDGELLALEGNAFYYLIIVLLALVYWGVRRLLRSGFGLTLASIRENPRRAEMLGIDIRRYQLLVFVLGGVLSGLSGVLYTLWGSYITPSSMGLTAAAMPVIWVATAGRKNIFGTIVITALLVWLSQWLAVYGSEYAMILLGAILLFVVLAAPNGILPWLGDRIRRMMPSERNAEDAR
- a CDS encoding acetamidase/formamidase family protein, which codes for MKKWLEDSIMTQRGVGAQRQPVTHHLTEEMQQAFHYTIGPYSTPVLTIEPGDRVIVDTRDAFEGAIKSEQDIPSQLLKMPFLNPQNGPIMVNGAEKGDVLAVYIESMLPRGEDPHGICAMIPHFGGLTGTDLTALLNDPLPEKVRLIKLDSEKVYWSERHTLPYKPHIGTLSVSPEIDSINSLTPDNHGGNMDVPDIGPGSITYLPVRSPGGRLFIGDAHACQGDGEICGTAVEYPSVTTIKVDLIKNWSISWPRMENDTAIMSIGSARPLEDATRIAYRDLIYWLVEDFGFEQWDAYMLLSQCGKVRLGNMVDPKYTVGAMLNKTLLAH